Proteins encoded together in one Hevea brasiliensis isolate MT/VB/25A 57/8 chromosome 16, ASM3005281v1, whole genome shotgun sequence window:
- the LOC110643856 gene encoding uncharacterized protein LOC110643856, whose protein sequence is MENDNNATTNTTGIVSMENLNQVANWVSATVISAFFSSLERFSCVNVATTDPDDDDNEDDAKDSPLALTTNPHQRDDVSDLPV, encoded by the coding sequence ATGGAAAACGACAACAACGCCACCACAAACACCACCGGCATCGTATCCATGGAGAACCTCAATCAGGTTGCCAACTGGGTTAGCGCCACCGTGATCTCCGCCTTCTTCTCGTCCCTCGAGCGTTTTTCTTGCGTTAATGTTGCTACCACCGACCCCGACGACGATGATAATGAAGATGATGCCAAGGACAGTCCTCTCGCTCTCACCACCAACCCCCATCAACGCGACGATGTCTCTGACCTCCCAGTTTGA